In the Aneurinibacillus soli genome, one interval contains:
- a CDS encoding choice-of-anchor R domain-containing protein, protein MTLYAFKNGDPIEERLMNSIFTAQSSTLIFDGDQAAVKTGSGAVENNLSLASYAVRFVLTGQTSIGRIELDLKKYGAGADMTVEIRDASFNPNGSSEGVLLKSVTFPAKIFGSGYISLPIDLSGLTAGAQYWLVMKKAGDSINHIRWVGETTQDVSYPAYSRSGVTGGWSIGNALHVKVFAKTPGTYLLKHGIYGENGKTIIEYRADGLVNYIWRWLPAADKTWKIVEKMTPVYDINGVATDWGIA, encoded by the coding sequence ATGACACTTTACGCATTTAAAAATGGCGATCCTATTGAGGAACGTCTTATGAATAGCATTTTTACAGCACAGTCCTCTACGCTTATTTTTGATGGAGACCAGGCAGCAGTCAAGACTGGCAGCGGTGCGGTAGAGAACAATCTTTCCCTTGCGTCCTATGCGGTCCGGTTTGTACTGACTGGACAGACAAGCATCGGGCGCATTGAGTTGGATCTGAAGAAGTACGGGGCCGGGGCTGACATGACCGTCGAGATCAGGGATGCAAGTTTTAATCCGAATGGAAGTAGCGAAGGAGTTTTACTTAAATCGGTTACGTTTCCGGCAAAAATATTTGGCTCTGGATACATTAGTTTGCCAATTGACCTTTCAGGTCTGACAGCAGGAGCTCAATATTGGCTTGTGATGAAAAAGGCGGGTGATTCCATCAATCATATTCGATGGGTAGGCGAGACAACGCAAGATGTCTCTTACCCAGCTTATTCCCGTTCCGGTGTGACAGGGGGGTGGAGCATTGGCAATGCGTTGCATGTCAAAGTGTTTGCCAAAACCCCTGGAACCTATCTTTTGAAGCATGGGATTTACGGAGAGAACGGGAAGACGATTATAGAGTATCGGGCTGATGGATTAGTCAATTATATTTGGCGCTGGCTTCCTGCTGCGGATAAAACATGGAAGATTGTCGAGAAGATGACGCCTGTCTATGACATAAACGGCGTAGCAACAGATTGGGGGATAGCATAA
- a CDS encoding UviB-like protein, with translation MEEWLFKIAKEYGLFVALVVYVLWDSRQRETRLIGIIDKLSDSFQEIKNDIELIKDKLWG, from the coding sequence ATGGAAGAATGGTTGTTTAAAATTGCTAAGGAATACGGGTTGTTCGTGGCATTGGTTGTCTATGTATTGTGGGACAGCAGACAGCGAGAGACAAGGCTCATCGGTATTATTGATAAGCTATCTGATAGCTTTCAGGAAATTAAAAACGACATTGAATTGATCAAAGATAAATTATGGGGGTAA
- a CDS encoding N-acetylmuramoyl-L-alanine amidase family protein — protein MSKIVVIGAGHGLPDPGACGIVQEYKVVLQLAQLVEEVLKRHGVKTVMLRTGERSLSGAADLKQNKREDLERRVAISNQSSADFHLELHMNAGGGTGYETLCYSENEQIRTLHNSVMQYLRPFNIRDRGIKIRTDVRVLQVKVKVALLECLFVDHPSDAAYMKDSAFLSGLSEAIGRGVLAAIGVAYVPAKQPTTTTQKEEPKMKQADAEKVIAYLQAAWKEAKNADEQKEIGRLADEVRVVAGMRKVNG, from the coding sequence ATGAGCAAAATCGTAGTAATCGGCGCAGGTCATGGACTTCCAGATCCGGGTGCTTGCGGAATCGTGCAGGAATACAAAGTAGTGCTGCAATTGGCACAGCTGGTTGAGGAGGTGCTAAAGCGGCATGGCGTTAAAACAGTCATGCTTCGTACAGGGGAACGCTCCCTATCGGGTGCAGCGGACTTAAAACAAAATAAACGTGAGGACCTGGAACGCCGGGTAGCAATCAGCAACCAGTCGAGTGCAGACTTCCACTTGGAGCTGCACATGAACGCTGGTGGCGGCACTGGCTATGAAACACTATGCTACAGCGAGAATGAGCAGATTCGTACCCTACACAATTCAGTCATGCAGTACTTGCGTCCGTTCAATATCCGGGATCGGGGCATCAAGATTCGTACCGATGTGCGTGTGCTGCAAGTAAAAGTGAAAGTAGCGCTGCTGGAATGTCTGTTCGTTGATCACCCGAGCGATGCGGCATATATGAAAGACTCGGCATTCCTGTCTGGATTGTCCGAAGCAATCGGACGCGGCGTATTGGCGGCAATCGGCGTAGCGTATGTCCCAGCAAAGCAACCGACAACAACTACTCAGAAGGAGGAACCGAAGATGAAACAAGCAGACGCGGAGAAAGTGATTGCATATTTACAGGCGGCGTGGAAGGAAGCCAAGAATGCAGATGAGCAGAAGGAGATCGGTCGTCTGGCTGATGAGGTACGTGTAGTAGCTGGTATGAGAAAGGTAAATGGATAG